A single window of Rana temporaria chromosome 1, aRanTem1.1, whole genome shotgun sequence DNA harbors:
- the LOC120933035 gene encoding piggyBac transposable element-derived protein 4-like gives MTTQMYSTRTGQNHNLYLRFNSAKSTVYLNLNLQLLRTISMRISKKGLKAVVNITWSFSPTELSDSDSDSWQDSSYDSDSDQRSSDSDESPLELSEVRTWCPIDCGMDAVPPPRFPFTGSPGMKVEVDHNDPLAYLKLFLTDDVIEKIVTETNRYKEQQSTTLHSKFSRSRKWEPVSKEDIWKFLGLILLQGVVGKPLQRWYWTKNKLLATPFFGTIMSEYRFSLIMKNLHFTNNEDFDEATHPAPKLKKIWEVFQMIITNFQQAYVPDRDISIDESLMAYKGRLSWIQYIASKRARFGIKSYMLCESTTGYIWNSIIYTGKGTQFNPRYSDYGMATSSVLSLLEPLLNQGYCVTTDNFYTSPELYEFLLKNKTDAYGTARANRRDLPCMFSKKKLKTGEMVAWQKGKMMAMRWRDKKDVCLMSTVHTTSTAMVHTRGGKDVKKPQLVIDYNNTMGGVDRADQAMTFYPAMRKQQKKYYKKIFRHLLEQCMWNAYILHKGRSDKPLVHSDFIWKVVEQIFLNYQTPSVAVNRSGRRAVDIVNPERLTGRHFTDYIPPSAKKAAPTRMCVVCCSKRDGNGKKVRKETRFYCSDCDVGLCAVPCFKIYHTQDVY, from the coding sequence AATTGAGCGACAGCGATAGCGATTCGTGGCAAGATTCGTCATACGACTCCGACTCTGACCAGAGAAGTAGCGACAGCGACGAATCTCCACTTGAGCTCAGTGAggtgcgcacttggtgccctattgATTGCGGTATGGATGCAGTACCACCGCCAAGATTCCCGTTTACAGGATCGCCTGGGATGAAGGTAGAAGTTGATCACAATGATCCTTTGGCGTACCTAAAATTATTTCTGACAGATGACGTCATTGAAAAGATTGTCACGGAGACAAACCGCTACAAAGAGCAGCAATCCACTACTCTGCACAGCAAGTTTTCCAgatccagaaaatgggaacctGTGAGTAAGGAGGACATATGGAAATTTCTGGGGCTAATACTTCTCCAAGGGGTGGTGGGTAAACCCCTGCAGAGATGGTACTGGACTAAAAATAAATTGCTGGCAACCCCATTTTTTGGCACCATCATGTCCGAGTACCGATTTTCCCTCATAATGAAGAATCTACACTTCACCAACAATGAGGACTTTGACGAAGCCACACATCCAGCGCCCAAACTGAAGAAAATCTGGGAAGTATTCCAAATGATTATAACAAATTTCCAGCAGGCCTATGTCCCAGACCGTGACATCAGCATTGATGAAAGTCTGATGGCTTACAAAGGACGCCTCAGCTGGATTCAATACATCGCATCCAAGAGAGCGCGGTTTGGAATAAAATCCTATATGCTCTGCGAGTCTACAACTGGCTATATATGGAATTCCATCATATACACCGGCAAAGGAACACAATTCAACCCCAGGTACAGCGACTATGGGATGGCAACGTCATCAGTCCTTTCATTGCTTGAACCATTGCTCAATCAGGGGTATTGTGTAACAACCGACAACTTTTACACGTCGCCTGAGCTGTACGAGTTTCTACTAAAAAACAAGACTGACGCATATGGAACCGCTAGAGCCAACCGACGTGACCTGCCATGTATGTTTTCCAAGAAAAAACTGAAAACAGGAGAAATGGTGGCCTGGCAGAAAGGAAAGATGATGGCAATGCGTTGGCGTGACAAAAAAGACGTGTGCCTAATGAGTACAGTACATAccacctccactgccatggtccacACAAGAGGTGGGAAAGATGTCAAAAAGCCACAACTTGTGATCGATTACAACAACACCATGGGAGGAGTCGATAGAGCCGATCAGGCGATGACCTTCTATCCAGCTATGcggaagcaacaaaaaaaatactataaaaaaatattcaggcATCTCCTGGAACAATGTATGTGGAATGCCTATATACTGCACAAGGGAAGGAGTGACAAGCCTCTTGTTCACTCCGACTTCATCTGGAAGGTGGTGGAGCAAATTTTTTTGAACTACCAAACGCCATCAGTGGCCGTGAACAGATCTGGACGTCGCGCTGTTGACATTGTAAACCCAGAGAGGctgactggtcgtcactttaCGGATTACATCCCGCCAAGCGCAAAAAAGGCAGCACCTACAAGAATGTGTGTAGTTTGCTGCTCAAAGCGAGATGGGAATGGAAAAAAAGTCCGAAAGGAAACAAGGTTCTATTGCTCTGATTGTGACGTTGGTCTATGTGCAGTCCCATGTTTCAAAATTTACCACACCCAGGATGTTTACTGA